In the genome of Rhodoplanes sp. Z2-YC6860, one region contains:
- a CDS encoding marine proteobacterial sortase target protein: protein MRYLAAILVGIAAFFINIGPMQAASDPAPLTKPGDARSGSLLIKTDDGYADANRLGIDVDLTVSGPTIRARVTQIFRNPTRNWVEAVYVYPLPEGGAVDTLKMVVGDRIVVGEIKERQQARVIYEQAKQNGQKAALTEQERPNIFTNSVANIGPGETVLVQIEYQEPVHQSAGEFSLRVPMVVGPRYNPAPIVQSVDLRPDSSGWGTATTDPVPDRDRISPPVLDPAQNGPVNPTQITVRLQAGFPLGEVKSHFHAVNVESPDAGTRIVKLANGPVPADRDFELTWKPANETAPSVGLFREKVGDADYVLAYVTPPAIEQAEQKPLPREVIFVIDNSGSMGGTSIVQAKASLIYALGRLQPNDRFNVIRFDHTMDVLFPDAVSADQEHVDQARRFVDALQAQGGTEMVPAMRAALNDRGLADGNYVRQVVFLTDGAIGNEQQLFDTISTMRGRSRIFMVGIGSAPNTYLMNRAAELGRGTFTHIGSVEQVEERMRGLFAKLENPAVTNLAVKFSAALADMTPAAIPDIYRGEPLVLAARLDKLPGSVEIKGRIGDRPWSVTLPLENAAEGKGLSKLWARRKIADAEIARTMRQSAPEEADKTILALGLEHQLVTRLTSLVAVDRTPSRPDGETLKLTELPLNLPAGWVFEKVFGERSVPFVPKEQRTEADEGRIQLALAKRALPAVSAAPKTVTLPKTATDAELKMIAGAVLLTLSLILLALTRRRAATT from the coding sequence ATGCGGTATCTGGCTGCGATTCTCGTGGGAATTGCGGCATTTTTTATCAACATCGGGCCGATGCAGGCGGCAAGCGACCCTGCTCCTCTGACCAAGCCCGGCGACGCCCGTTCGGGCTCGCTTCTGATCAAGACCGATGACGGCTACGCCGACGCCAACCGGCTTGGGATCGACGTCGATCTGACGGTGTCCGGGCCGACCATCCGCGCCCGAGTCACCCAGATTTTCCGCAATCCGACGCGGAACTGGGTCGAGGCGGTTTACGTCTATCCATTGCCCGAAGGCGGCGCGGTCGACACCCTGAAGATGGTGGTCGGCGACCGCATCGTGGTTGGCGAAATCAAAGAGCGCCAGCAGGCCCGCGTGATCTATGAGCAAGCCAAGCAGAACGGCCAGAAGGCCGCGCTGACCGAACAGGAACGGCCGAACATCTTCACAAACTCTGTCGCCAACATCGGCCCGGGCGAGACCGTGCTGGTGCAGATCGAATACCAGGAGCCGGTGCACCAATCGGCCGGTGAGTTCTCGCTCCGCGTTCCGATGGTCGTGGGCCCCCGCTACAACCCGGCGCCGATCGTGCAGAGCGTCGACCTGCGCCCGGACAGCAGCGGCTGGGGCACAGCCACGACCGATCCGGTGCCCGACCGTGACCGCATCTCGCCGCCGGTGCTCGATCCGGCGCAGAACGGTCCGGTCAATCCGACCCAGATCACCGTGCGCCTGCAGGCCGGCTTTCCGCTCGGCGAGGTGAAGAGCCACTTCCATGCGGTCAATGTCGAGAGCCCGGACGCGGGCACACGCATCGTCAAGCTCGCGAACGGGCCGGTGCCAGCCGACCGCGACTTCGAACTGACCTGGAAGCCTGCGAACGAGACCGCGCCCTCCGTGGGTTTGTTCCGTGAGAAGGTCGGCGACGCCGACTATGTGCTGGCTTACGTGACGCCGCCTGCCATCGAGCAGGCCGAGCAGAAGCCTTTGCCGCGCGAGGTGATCTTCGTCATCGACAACTCGGGATCGATGGGCGGCACCTCGATCGTGCAGGCCAAGGCGAGCCTCATTTATGCGCTTGGCCGCCTGCAGCCGAACGACCGCTTCAACGTGATCCGCTTCGACCACACCATGGACGTGCTGTTCCCTGACGCGGTATCGGCCGACCAGGAGCATGTCGATCAGGCCAGGCGCTTCGTCGACGCGCTGCAGGCCCAGGGCGGCACCGAAATGGTACCGGCGATGCGTGCCGCGCTGAACGATCGCGGCCTAGCTGATGGCAACTACGTCCGCCAGGTCGTGTTCTTGACCGACGGTGCGATCGGCAACGAGCAGCAGCTATTCGACACCATCAGCACCATGCGCGGCCGTTCGCGGATCTTCATGGTCGGCATCGGCTCCGCGCCGAACACCTACCTGATGAACCGCGCAGCCGAGCTCGGCCGCGGCACCTTCACCCACATCGGCTCGGTCGAGCAGGTCGAGGAGCGGATGCGCGGCCTGTTCGCCAAGCTCGAGAACCCAGCGGTGACGAACCTCGCGGTGAAGTTCTCCGCCGCCTTGGCCGATATGACGCCGGCCGCGATCCCGGACATCTATCGTGGCGAGCCGCTGGTGCTTGCGGCACGCCTCGACAAGCTCCCCGGCTCGGTCGAGATCAAGGGCCGCATCGGCGACCGTCCGTGGTCGGTGACGCTGCCGCTCGAAAACGCCGCCGAGGGCAAAGGCCTGTCCAAGCTCTGGGCGCGGCGCAAAATCGCCGACGCCGAGATTGCCCGCACCATGCGGCAGTCTGCGCCGGAGGAAGCCGACAAGACCATCCTGGCGCTGGGCCTGGAGCATCAGCTGGTGACACGGCTGACCAGTCTGGTCGCGGTCGACAGGACGCCGAGCAGGCCCGACGGCGAGACGCTGAAGCTCACCGAGCTGCCGCTGAATTTGCCGGCCGGCTGGGTGTTCGAGAAGGTGTTCGGCGAACGCTCCGTGCCGTTCGTGCCGAAGGAGCAGCGCACCGAAGCTGACGAAGGCCGCATCCAGCTTGCGCTCGCCAAGCGCGCACTGCCCGCGGTGTCGGCAGCCCCCAAGACGGTGACGCTGCCCAAGACGGCAACGGATGCCGAACTCAAGATGATCGCAGGCGCTGTGCTGCTCACGCTCAGTCTGATCCTGCTCGCACTCACCCGGCGGCGTGCTGCCACAACCTGA
- a CDS encoding class GN sortase yields the protein MKRLDAKRLAALMLALAGAYLLGQGLYIHAKAMLAQVLLERAFAETIATGRDVKPWSWADTWPVARIEMKRINASAIVLEGSSGQALAFGPGHVELTANAGERGVAVYSAHRDTHFRFLKDVKMGDEIAVTRRDGRIFRYKVNGTSVVRYDDSGIDPITDRPELVLSTCWPLDSVTPGPLRYLVHAELIEAQHVSLK from the coding sequence ATGAAACGCCTCGATGCAAAACGGTTGGCCGCTCTGATGCTCGCTCTCGCTGGTGCCTACCTGCTGGGCCAAGGCCTCTACATCCACGCCAAAGCCATGCTCGCCCAGGTGCTGCTGGAGCGCGCCTTCGCCGAGACGATTGCGACCGGCCGCGACGTGAAGCCGTGGTCATGGGCCGACACCTGGCCCGTGGCGCGCATCGAAATGAAACGCATCAACGCCAGCGCCATCGTGCTGGAAGGCAGCAGCGGCCAGGCTCTGGCGTTCGGCCCGGGCCATGTCGAACTCACAGCCAATGCCGGCGAACGCGGCGTCGCGGTTTACTCGGCGCACCGCGACACGCACTTCCGGTTTCTCAAGGACGTGAAAATGGGCGACGAGATTGCCGTAACGCGGCGCGACGGCCGCATCTTCCGCTACAAGGTCAACGGCACGTCCGTGGTGCGCTACGACGACTCAGGCATCGATCCGATCACCGACCGACCGGAGCTGGTGCTGTCGACCTGCTGGCCGCTGGACTCCGTCACGCCCGGCCCGCTGCGCTATCTGGTGCACGCCGAATTGATCGAGGCGCAGCACGTCTCACTGAAGTAA
- a CDS encoding helix-turn-helix domain-containing protein, with protein sequence MLAMDKQLTAEQSQQVAATVREELARRRLSRQQLAELAKISMSTLEKALGGRRPFTLATTVRLEEALGVALRKRADAAVAVVPSGGDVAPDHLGAYSRRAVAWIEGTYVTLRPSFGDKESIYAYRTEIAWDAKSACLLFREGERLDADFTQFGEVAVPNQSGHVYLVTNRSGQHRLVTVSRPTITGEMYGILMTLLAGKGSLLTPIAAPIAFVPLKAVAKPSFGRVNSSDPNHALYRKHLKRTLDEPFAMFMPG encoded by the coding sequence ATGCTGGCGATGGACAAGCAGCTGACGGCCGAGCAGAGCCAGCAGGTGGCCGCGACGGTCCGTGAAGAGCTGGCAAGGCGCCGCCTCTCGCGGCAGCAGCTCGCTGAGCTCGCCAAGATCAGCATGTCGACGTTGGAGAAGGCGTTGGGCGGCCGGCGTCCATTTACGCTTGCGACCACCGTGCGGCTGGAGGAGGCGCTCGGCGTGGCGCTGCGCAAGCGCGCGGACGCAGCGGTCGCGGTCGTGCCGTCCGGTGGCGACGTCGCGCCGGATCATCTCGGTGCTTATTCGCGCAGAGCGGTCGCCTGGATCGAGGGCACCTACGTGACGCTGCGGCCGTCATTCGGTGACAAGGAGTCGATCTACGCCTATCGCACTGAGATCGCTTGGGATGCCAAGAGCGCCTGCCTGCTGTTTCGCGAGGGCGAGCGGCTCGACGCGGACTTCACCCAGTTCGGCGAGGTCGCGGTGCCCAATCAGTCGGGGCATGTTTATCTCGTCACCAACCGGAGCGGTCAGCACCGGCTGGTCACCGTGTCGCGTCCGACCATCACCGGCGAGATGTACGGCATCCTGATGACGCTGCTCGCCGGCAAAGGCTCGCTGCTCACGCCGATTGCCGCGCCAATCGCCTTCGTGCCGCTCAAGGCCGTGGCGAAGCCGAGCTTCGGCCGCGTCAATTCCAGCGATCCGAACCACGCGCTCTATCGCAAGCATCTCAAGCGGACGCTCGACGAGCCGTTCGCGATGTTCATGCCGGGGTAG
- a CDS encoding IS630 family transposase (programmed frameshift), with translation MTRPLSNDLRERVVAAVRNGESCRTVASRFGVAVSSVVKWSQRYRTTGSVSPSKMGGYRKPVLDPHRAFILERIRQTPHLTLHGLKDELAARGVKVSHNAVWLFLRREDLRFKKTLFALEQARADIARRRKRWRSWQAGLDPRRLVFIDETWIKTSMAPLRGWGRKGDRLRAYAPHGHWRTLTFLGALRHDGLTAPCVFDGPINGECFRAYVQQQLVPALKAGDIVVMDNLGSHKAAVLRQIIRAAGARLWYLPPYSPDLNPIEQAFAKIKHWMRMAQRRTIDDVWRQIGSLVTTIGPRECSNYFANAGYASVKL, from the exons ATGACCCGACCTCTGTCCAATGATCTGCGTGAGCGTGTCGTTGCGGCGGTGCGGAACGGTGAGAGCTGCCGGACGGTGGCTTCGCGGTTCGGCGTGGCGGTGTCGTCGGTGGTGAAGTGGTCTCAGCGCTATCGGACGACTGGCTCAGTGTCGCCGAGCAAGATGGGTGGATATCGCAAGCCGGTGCTCGATCCGCATCGGGCCTTCATCCTGGAGCGCATCAGACAGACCCCGCATCTGACCCTGCATGGGCTGAAGGACGAACTTGCCGCGCGTGGGGTAAAGGTCTCGCACAATGCCGTGTGGCTGTTCCTGCGGCGCGAAGACCTGCGGTTC AAAAAAACACTGTTCGCGCTTGAACAGGCCCGGGCCGACATCGCCCGCAGACGAAAGCGCTGGCGATCCTGGCAGGCCGGTCTCGATCCACGGCGTTTGGTCTTCATCGACGAAACCTGGATCAAGACCAGCATGGCCCCACTGCGCGGATGGGGACGCAAGGGCGATCGCCTGCGAGCTTACGCGCCGCATGGTCATTGGCGGACGCTGACCTTCCTCGGCGCGCTCCGCCACGACGGCCTCACAGCCCCTTGCGTGTTCGATGGCCCGATCAACGGCGAGTGCTTCCGAGCCTATGTCCAGCAGCAACTCGTTCCCGCACTGAAGGCCGGCGATATTGTCGTCATGGACAACCTCGGAAGCCACAAGGCTGCCGTGCTGCGACAGATCATAAGAGCAGCCGGAGCCAGGCTCTGGTACCTGCCGCCCTACTCGCCGGACCTCAATCCGATCGAGCAGGCCTTCGCCAAGATCAAACATTGGATGCGCATGGCTCAAAGGCGCACCATCGACGATGTCTGGCGCCAAATCGGCAGCCTCGTCACAACCATAGGCCCCCGCGAATGCAGCAACTACTTCGCAAACGCCGGATACGCTTCCGTCAAATTGTGA
- a CDS encoding winged helix-turn-helix transcriptional regulator, which yields MAEQEGTLSTPDNHEDTAHCEHISRMLARISDKWTLLVVRVLGQGPRRFNALRREVGEISQKVLASTLRDLEENGFVTRTVTPVTPPQVEYELTDLGRELFKPVQGIADWVVANSTRIEAARAAYAKRRARE from the coding sequence ATGGCTGAACAAGAAGGCACCTTGTCGACACCAGATAACCACGAGGATACCGCCCACTGCGAACACATCAGCCGCATGCTCGCGCGCATCAGCGACAAATGGACTCTTCTCGTGGTGCGCGTGCTAGGCCAGGGACCGCGTCGATTCAACGCGTTGAGGCGCGAAGTCGGCGAGATCAGCCAAAAAGTGTTGGCATCGACGCTGAGGGACCTTGAGGAAAACGGCTTTGTCACGCGGACGGTCACCCCCGTCACGCCGCCGCAGGTGGAATATGAACTGACCGACCTCGGGCGAGAACTTTTCAAGCCGGTGCAAGGGATAGCAGACTGGGTCGTCGCGAACTCGACGCGCATCGAAGCTGCGCGCGCGGCCTATGCGAAACGTCGCGCGCGTGAATAA